The following coding sequences lie in one Bacteroides helcogenes P 36-108 genomic window:
- a CDS encoding tetratricopeptide repeat protein — MKAEMKRKFVLCMGAMLLAGTLAAQTPVPGWQAGIDKVKGLIKTNPGQASEEVGELLKGKNKKNVELITAVSRAYLDTGKPAEAETYLEMARKADNKAPEVSVLEGDIALYRKDVGKACQLYEQAIYFDPNCKEAYLKYAQAYKLASPSQAIDKLQQLKTFAPDYPEADKALAEVYYANNRFGEAVEAYANFIDTPVAMENDILKYAFALFLNHDFEKSLQVARKGLQKNVRHAAFNRLVMYNCTDLKRYEEAEKAADAFFNGSDNADYSYLDYRYHGALLSALKKYDRAVAEYAKALEKDSTQNEVWREISDACEQKGDYTQAISAYRKYYDSLNQDKKTPETLFQLGRLYYGQGTSADTLALAPAGRRAALQAADSVFALVSVQAPDSYLGELWRARTNSAMDPETTGGLAKPHYEKVVDVLLAKGDPKYNSALIECYSYLGYYYLLKSDYPASKEYWNKILAIDPTNATAKKALGGIK, encoded by the coding sequence ATGAAAGCTGAAATGAAACGTAAATTTGTGCTATGCATGGGAGCGATGCTGCTGGCCGGAACGCTCGCAGCGCAGACACCTGTACCTGGATGGCAGGCAGGGATAGACAAAGTGAAAGGTTTGATTAAGACAAACCCGGGACAGGCTTCCGAGGAAGTCGGTGAGTTGCTGAAAGGCAAGAATAAAAAGAATGTGGAATTGATAACAGCCGTTTCCCGCGCTTATCTGGATACCGGAAAGCCGGCAGAGGCGGAAACGTATCTGGAAATGGCACGGAAGGCCGATAATAAAGCTCCCGAAGTATCTGTTCTGGAAGGGGATATTGCTCTTTACCGGAAAGATGTGGGCAAGGCTTGCCAACTTTATGAGCAGGCTATTTATTTCGATCCCAACTGCAAGGAAGCCTATCTGAAATATGCGCAGGCCTATAAGTTGGCCAGCCCTTCACAAGCCATTGACAAATTGCAACAACTGAAGACTTTTGCTCCTGATTATCCCGAAGCTGACAAGGCTTTGGCAGAAGTGTATTATGCCAATAACCGGTTCGGTGAAGCTGTTGAAGCTTATGCTAATTTTATAGATACCCCCGTGGCCATGGAAAATGACATTTTAAAGTACGCTTTTGCCTTGTTTCTGAACCATGATTTTGAGAAATCCTTGCAGGTTGCCCGGAAAGGATTACAGAAGAATGTCCGTCATGCGGCATTCAACCGCCTTGTAATGTACAATTGTACTGACCTGAAGCGCTATGAGGAAGCGGAAAAAGCTGCCGATGCTTTTTTCAACGGTTCGGACAATGCGGATTATTCCTATTTGGATTATCGCTATCATGGAGCTTTGCTAAGTGCCTTGAAGAAATATGACAGGGCGGTTGCCGAATATGCTAAAGCGTTGGAAAAAGATAGCACTCAGAATGAGGTTTGGCGTGAAATCTCTGATGCTTGCGAGCAGAAGGGAGATTATACACAGGCCATTTCCGCTTATCGGAAGTATTATGATTCATTGAATCAAGATAAAAAGACACCCGAAACCTTATTCCAGTTAGGACGTCTATATTACGGACAAGGAACCTCTGCGGACACCCTTGCCCTTGCGCCTGCCGGCCGTAGGGCGGCTTTACAGGCTGCCGACTCTGTGTTCGCACTCGTCTCGGTACAAGCTCCCGACAGTTATCTGGGAGAACTGTGGCGTGCCCGTACCAACTCCGCTATGGACCCCGAAACGACCGGAGGACTTGCCAAGCCTCACTATGAAAAGGTGGTGGATGTGCTGCTGGCTAAAGGCGATCCGAAGTACAACTCTGCATTGATAGAGTGCTACAGTTATTTGGGCTACTATTATCTGTTGAAGAGTGATTATCCTGCTTCGAAAGAGTATTGGAATAAAATTCTGGCTATCGACCCTACCAATGCTACTGCAAAGAAAGCGCTGGGCGGCATCAAATAG
- a CDS encoding ATP-binding cassette domain-containing protein, with amino-acid sequence MLQVENISFSYRRGKKEVLHDFSLSLEKGRVYGLLGKNGAGKSTLLYLMSGLLTPKHGKVTYRDTDVRRRLPITLQDMFLVPEEFELPPVSLVSYVELNSPFYPRFSKEDMVKYLHYFEMEQDVNLGALSMGQKKKVFMSFALATNTSLLIMDEPTNGLDIPGKSQFRKFIASGMSDDKTIIVSTHQVRDIDKILDHVLIMDNSHVMLDASTADICRKLLFMESDDRELAQKALYVLPSVQGNYLMLPNVDDEESEINLELLFGAVLSAPEKMARMFHPEIKE; translated from the coding sequence ATGCTACAAGTAGAAAACATTTCATTCAGTTATCGCCGGGGCAAGAAAGAAGTCCTGCACGATTTCTCACTTTCATTGGAGAAGGGTAGAGTATATGGCCTTTTGGGCAAAAACGGAGCCGGCAAGTCCACCTTGCTCTATCTGATGAGTGGATTGCTCACTCCCAAACATGGGAAAGTGACGTATCGTGACACCGATGTGCGCCGCAGGTTACCCATTACGCTGCAAGACATGTTCCTCGTGCCCGAAGAATTTGAACTTCCCCCTGTCTCCCTCGTCAGCTACGTGGAGCTGAACAGCCCGTTCTATCCCCGTTTCAGCAAGGAAGACATGGTGAAGTATCTGCACTATTTCGAGATGGAGCAGGACGTCAATCTGGGTGCTCTCTCTATGGGGCAGAAAAAGAAAGTCTTTATGAGCTTTGCTCTTGCCACCAATACCTCGCTGCTGATAATGGACGAACCTACCAATGGGCTCGACATTCCCGGCAAAAGCCAATTCCGCAAATTTATCGCCTCCGGGATGTCGGACGATAAGACCATCATTGTTTCCACCCATCAGGTGCGTGACATTGACAAGATTCTGGACCATGTACTTATCATGGACAACAGTCACGTGATGCTCGATGCTTCTACGGCAGATATTTGTCGCAAACTGCTTTTTATGGAAAGTGATGACCGCGAACTGGCTCAGAAAGCACTCTACGTGCTGCCGTCCGTACAAGGCAATTATCTGATGCTGCCCAATGTGGATGACGAAGAGTCGGAGATAAATCTTGAATTGCTGTTTGGCGCCGTACTTTCTGCGCCTGAGAAGATGGCAAGAATGTTTCACCCTGAAATAAAAGAATAA
- a CDS encoding GntR family transcriptional regulator — protein sequence MNFKESKAIYLQIADRICDEVLLEQYREEERIPSVREYAAVVEVNANTVMRSYDYLQTQGIIYNKRGIGYFVSAGARKLILSLRKEYFLKEEVDYFFKQMYTLGVTEDELAAMYRAYNKKQNK from the coding sequence ATGAATTTCAAAGAAAGTAAGGCCATCTATCTGCAAATAGCAGACCGCATCTGCGATGAGGTGCTCCTCGAACAATATCGGGAAGAAGAACGCATCCCTTCGGTACGTGAGTATGCGGCTGTGGTAGAGGTCAATGCCAATACGGTGATGCGCTCGTACGATTACCTGCAAACGCAAGGGATTATTTATAACAAACGGGGTATCGGTTACTTTGTGTCTGCCGGTGCACGCAAGTTAATCCTTTCGTTGCGGAAAGAATATTTTCTGAAAGAAGAAGTGGACTACTTCTTTAAACAAATGTACACGCTTGGTGTGACCGAAGATGAACTCGCGGCCATGTATCGGGCTTATAATAAGAAACAAAATAAATGA